A stretch of DNA from Cloacibacillus sp.:
CACCCTGCTGCGCGCGGCGATGGCGCTAATCCCCCCCACCGCCGGCAGCGTGGCGCTCTTTGGCAGAGATACGGCGAAGATCACAACGGCGGAGCTCAACGGCCTGCGCCGTCGCTGCGGCTACGTGCCTCAGGACCCCTACGGCGCGATACCGCCAGGGCTGTCGGTCATCGACGCGGTGATGGAACCGGAGATAATCGCGGGAGTTAAAAGAACTAAAGAGGAACGCCTCGAACGCGCGAAAAAACTGCTCGCCGAGGTCGGCCTCGCCGGGGAGAGGATACTCGCCTCGCGCGGCGTCGGCCTCTCCGGCGGACAGCGTCAGCGCGTCGAACTTGCGCGCGCCCTGATGCTAGATCCAGAACTGCTGCTCTGCGACGAACCGACCTCGATGCAGGACGCCTCG
This window harbors:
- a CDS encoding ABC transporter ATP-binding protein, with the translated sequence MENIVEIKELTIEFNSRGAKSHRALDGLDLALERGGTLSIVGESGSGKSTLLRAAMALIPPTAGSVALFGRDTAKITTAELNGLRRRCGYVPQDPYGAIPPGLSVIDAVMEPEIIAGVKRTKEERLERAKKLLAEVGLAGERILASRGVGLSGGQRQRVELARALMLDPELLLCDEPTSMQDASTRGEIIEVLRRRTDSGMSMLFVTHDLLLAAHAAQKIVVLKEGRLCESGDSKEVLAAPRHPYTKALLDALPRISPAKNP